The Meles meles chromosome 6, mMelMel3.1 paternal haplotype, whole genome shotgun sequence genome has a window encoding:
- the PYGO1 gene encoding pygopus homolog 1, which produces MSAEQEKDPISLKRVRGGDSGLDGLGGPGVQLGSPDKKKRKTNTQGPSFPPLSEYAPPPNPNSDHLVAANPFDDNYNTISYKPLPSSNPYLGPGYPGFGGYSTFRMPPHVPPRMSSPYCGPYSLRNQPHPFPQNPLGMGFNRPHAFNFGPHDNSSFGNPSYNNALSQNVNMPNQHFRQNPAENFNQIPPQNANQVSNPDLSSNFVPGNNANFTSPLESNHSFIPPPNTFSQAKAPPQKQDFSQGATKNTNQNSSAHPPHLNMDDTVNQSNIELKNVNRNNAVNQENSRSSTTEATNNSHANGTQNKPRQPRGAPDTCTTEKSNKSSLHPSRHGHSSSDPVYPCGICTNEVNDDQDAILCEASCQKWFHRICTGMTETAYGLLTAEASAVWGCDTCMADKDVQLMRTRETFGPPAVGSDA; this is translated from the exons gtggtgaTAGTGGACTGGATGGGTTAGGAGGACCAGGTGTACAACTAGGAAGCCCAGACAAGAAAAAACGCAAGACAAATACACAG GGGCCTTCTTTTCCTCCATTGTCTGAGTATGCTCCACCACCGAATCCAAACTCTGACCATCTAGTGGCTGCTAATCCATTTGATGACAACTATAATACTATTTCCTATAAACCACTACCTTCATCAAATCCATATCTTGGCCCTGGTTATCCTGGCTTTGGAGGCTATAGCACATTCAGAATGCCACCTCACGTACCTCCAAGAATGTCTTCCCCATACTGTGGTCCTTACTCACTCAGGAATCAGCCACACCCATTTCCTCAGAATCCTTTGGGCATGGGTTTTAATCGACCTCATGCTTTTAACTTTGGGCCACATGATAATTCAAGCTTTGGAAATCCATCCTATAATAATGCACTAAGTCAGAATGTTAACATGCCTAATCAACATTTTCGACAAAATCCTGCTGAAAACTTCAATCAGATTCCTCCACAGAATGCTAACCAAGTTTCCAACCCTGACTTGTCATCTAACTTTGTCCCTGGAAATAATGCAAATTTTACTTCTCCATTAGAATCTAATCATTCTTTTATTCCTCCCCCAAACACTTTCAGTCAAGCAAAAGCACCACCCCAAAAACAAGACTTTAGTCAAGGAGCAACCAAAAATACTAATCAAAATTCCTCTGCTCATCCACCTCACTTAAATATGGATGACACAGTGAATCAGAGTAATATcgaattaaaaaatgttaatcgAAATAATGCAGTAAATCAAGAGAATAGCCGTTCGAGTACCACAGAAGCTACAAATAACAGCCATGCCAATGGGACACAGAATAAACCGCGACAACCTAGAGGTGCCCCAGATACCTGCACCACTGAAAAAAGCAATAAATCGTCTCTTCACCCAAGCCGTCATGGCCACTCTTCTTCTGACCCAGTGTATCCTTGTGGAATTTGTACAAATGAAGTGAATGATGATCAGGATGCCATCTTGTGTGAAGCCTCTTGTCAGAAATGGTTTCATCGGATCTGCACTGGAATGACTGAAACCGCTTATGGCCTCCTAACTGCAGAGGCCTCAGCAGTATGGGGCTGTGACACCTGTATGGCTGACAAGGATGTCCAGTTGATGCGCACTCGAGAGACTTTTGGTCCACCTGCAGTGGGCAGTGATGCTTAA